The Vicinamibacterales bacterium genome includes the window GGTGGTGGCCCTCGATCCAACGGAAACCAACGCGCGCCATCTCACCGAGCTGCCGCCGTGTCCCGGCACCTTCCTGGTCGCGGAAGGCAGCCTCGATCCGGAAGCGTTGCCTCACTTCGCGGGCCGCACGTTCTTCTTCAACGTGTCGGATCACCATCCGTGGCCGTGGTTGCGGAGCCTTGGCGTCAGCCGCGGCCGGCTGCGTGCCTGGGGGTCGGTCCTGACCACGGCGTTCGACCTCGCGTTGACCATGGACTGCGATCCGATCGTGTTCGCCGGGGCGGACCTGGCGTTCACCGATGGTCGGCCGTACGCGCGAGGCACGACGTTTGAGGAGGTCTGGTACCGCGCCCAAGCGTGGGGACAGCCTCTCGAGGAGTGCTGGTCCGCCGCTGTCGCGGCGTGGCCGGAGACTTTCGAGACGGACGTACGTGGCGCGTCGGTCCGCACGGCCCCGCACTTGCGGGCGTTCCGCGATTGGATCGCGACGGAAGCGGGCCGAGCGGTGGGTCGTACGATCTTCAACGGCACCGGTGCCGGCATCCTGCTCGGACCGGGCATCGTTCAAGCGTCGCTCGAACTGACGCTCTCGCACTTGCCGGCGCTCGCAACGGCCGCGCGCGACCGCATCGCAGGCACCTGCCGCCCGAACAGGCAGGCGGTATGTCCTTTCCCGGCCGAAATCGACACGCCTACGCTCAACGCCTGGCGCGGCTTCGGCGGCACCGACTGCAACGTCGAAGCGGTGATGCGGGCACTGGGTCGGTGCGGCGGTCCCGGCCCTCCGGTCGATCTGCCGCCTGCCGTTCGGCCGGCGGCCAACCCGACGACGGATTCGGCGGAAGTGGTTCTGGAATGCACGGCGGCGGACCGTGACCTCGTCTCTACAATCGAGGACGCGTGGCGACGCCTGGGCGATGTCGATCGACTGGTCCTGCTCGACCAGACCGGCGCGCCCGGCGGCGCGTCGGTGAGGCGGGCCCTCTTCCGCTTTCTCGAACGCCATCCAGACGTCACCGCCCGTCACGGCCGTTTTTTCGATCCGTTCAGCAAGACCTCCTGGGTCGACAGGCGCTCGCCCGGCGAGTTGTTTCCAGGACTGGACCTCGACAAGTTTGCCCCGCATCACGAGGCAGTGGCGATGCGCCTCGCTCCGCTGCTCGTCGAGCACTTCACGCCAGGATCGGTGCTCGACATCGGGTGCGGGGCAGGCTATTGGCTGCGCGCACTTGAATCACACGGAGTGGCCGACGTGTGCGGTGTCGAAGGCGAAGATCTGGCCACCTTCGCCCCAACGCGCTCCTTCGATCTGTGTCTCTGTCTCGGTGTTGTCCAGCGGCTCCATGCCCAGGCAGCCGACGCCGTCGTCGCCGCCTGCACCAAGGCCAGCGATACCGTCGCGT containing:
- a CDS encoding 6-hydroxymethylpterin diphosphokinase MptE-like protein; protein product: MTTTRDSIVDAERWLAGVPVEGSSALCVIGLGQGCLLDALDQRGWSGRVVALEPDTSSSPEGLGRPQVQAWLNAGRLTIVAGPTYDGLDRALLSIELTSEKPVIVLNPSVARAHRDQAMQAARLIGRAWFGARANQEAKRQNGGRYLLNTLRNARTIAAEGDAAALAGIGAHVPAIVVGAGPSLDRNLPDIAAYRDRALIIAADTSLRPLLAAGIHPDLVVALDPTETNARHLTELPPCPGTFLVAEGSLDPEALPHFAGRTFFFNVSDHHPWPWLRSLGVSRGRLRAWGSVLTTAFDLALTMDCDPIVFAGADLAFTDGRPYARGTTFEEVWYRAQAWGQPLEECWSAAVAAWPETFETDVRGASVRTAPHLRAFRDWIATEAGRAVGRTIFNGTGAGILLGPGIVQASLELTLSHLPALATAARDRIAGTCRPNRQAVCPFPAEIDTPTLNAWRGFGGTDCNVEAVMRALGRCGGPGPPVDLPPAVRPAANPTTDSAEVVLECTAADRDLVSTIEDAWRRLGDVDRLVLLDQTGAPGGASVRRALFRFLERHPDVTARHGRFFDPFSKTSWVDRRSPGELFPGLDLDKFAPHHEAVAMRLAPLLVEHFTPGSVLDIGCGAGYWLRALESHGVADVCGVEGEDLATFAPTRSFDLCLCLGVVQRLHAQAADAVVAACTKASDTVAFSVAAAAIGAPGYINERPSSVWHELFLEHGFAAHDELRPIVEERWGGYRSSYDLLTVYRRVASGGNQLSAPTRSALIAAARRADDLVLQTHWYAHALGAVPRATGKPAMPQVRYERLTIPPARMESGGAKGVRVFRFRAAAALSLLAPGAEPPSLHEDQRPLRRLESAEQDRSGLFGTFAVHQDSIAFSAADGSDPRHNGRHYTVSVPAHIAWLERLPIATILEHGL